The following are from one region of the Silene latifolia isolate original U9 population chromosome 9, ASM4854445v1, whole genome shotgun sequence genome:
- the LOC141598945 gene encoding LEAF RUST 10 DISEASE-RESISTANCE LOCUS RECEPTOR-LIKE PROTEIN KINASE-like 2.1 isoform X2 has product MALPQPFKLSPTVANISLFLSCSASVENYRGSLKVLTCNSVDSTADSAYYVEKPEVVGNISKLCAIKRVFPVLKSELVELNKGNASLTKVLKKGFEVEYTVDFGGCSACQNSGGVCGSSDDDEKRFVCYCLDGMHTSLICHKTANARRSKFVIIGSGCLALTILVLVSLIICSKKKLLPKKFSSLEIRGTEANQNVEAFLKTYGSLSPKRYKYTDIKKIASSFKEKLGEGGFGCVYKGKLQDGRFVAVKLLNKMEGNGEDFINEVLSISRTNHVNVVTLLGFCLEGNKRALIYEYLVNGSLDKFICGRNSTHPSLQWDTLFRIAVGIGRGLNYLHRGCNARILHFDIKPHNVLLDEEFCPKISDFGLAKLCPTKDSTVSMLEARGTIGYIAPEVVYRNIGGVSHKSDVYSYGMMVLNMACGKSNLPDQVQRSSEQYFPEWIFNQLEQSEQDSQAIQAMLNEEEKEMQRKMILVSLWCIQTYPSDRPSMDRVLEMIEGPLESLPMPPRAATVYI; this is encoded by the exons ATGGCTTTGCCACAGCCCTTCAAGTTAAGTCCAACTGTTGCCAACATTAGTTTGTTCTTAAGTTGTAGTGCTTCAGTCGAAAATTACCGCGGTAGTTTGAAGGTTCTCACATGTAACAGTGTAGATAGTACAGCGGATTCAGCTTATTACGTTGAGAAACCAGAAGTTGTGGGTAACATAAGTAAGTTGTGTGCGATAAAGAGGGTTTTTCCGGTGCTCAAGTCAGAGCTTGTGGAGCTAAACAAGGGAAATGCGAGTCTTACTAAGGTGTTGAAGAAGGGGTTTGAGGTCGAGTACACGGTGGACTTTGGTGGCTGCTCAGCGTGTCAGAATTCGGGAGGTGTATGTGGCTCATCCGACGATGATGAAAAGAGATTTGTATGCTATTGCCTAGATGGGATGCATACTAGTCTAATATGTCATAAAACAG CAAATGCAAGACGAAGTAAATTCGTAATCATCGGATCAG GCTGCTTAGCATTGACGATATTGGTTTTGGTTTCTTTGATAATCTGCTCCAAAAAAAAACTTTTGCCGAAGAAATTTTCAAGTTTAGAGATCAGAGGAACAGAAGCGAATCAGAATGTAGAGGCTTTCCTGAAAACCTATGGGTCTTTATCCCCAAAAAGATACAAATATACCGACATAAAGAAAATAGCTAGTTCGTTCAAAGAAAAACTCGGGGAAGGAGGTTTCGGTTGTGTTTACAAAGGAAAATTGCAAGATGGTCGGTTTGTGGCAGTGAAGTTATTGAATAAGATGGAGGGTAACGGAGAAGACTTCATTAACGAGGTACTAAGCATTAGTAGGACTAATCATGTCAATGTTGTCACTCTTCTAGGCTTCTGTCTTGAAGGGAATAAACGTGCTCTCATATACGAGTACTTAGTCAATGGTTCTCTTGATAAATTCATTTGTGGCCGCAACAGTACTCATCCATCTCTTCAATGGGACACCTTGTTCAGAATTGCAGTCGGGATTGGTAGAGGACTAAATTACCTACATCGAGGGTGTAATGCTCGAATACTACACTTTGACATTAAACCTCATAACGTTTTACTTGATGAAGAGTTCTGTCCAAAGATTTCCGACTTTGGACTTGCCAAGTTGTGCCCTACAAAGGATAGTACAGTCTCGATGTTGGAAGCTAGGGGCACGATAGGGTATATTGCTCCCGAGGTTGTTTATAGAAACATTGGCGGAGTGTCTCATAAATCAGATGTGTATAGCTACGGGATGATGGTCTTAAATATGGCGTGTGGGAAGTCGAATTTGCCTGATCAAGTACAACGTAGTAGTGAACAATACTTTCCGGAATGGATATTCAATCAACTCGAACAAAGTGAACAAGACTCACAAGCGATTCAGGCAATgttgaatgaagaagaaaaagagaTGCAAAGAAAAATGATTTTGGTGAGCCTATGGTGCATACAAACGTATCCCTCGGACCGTCCATCGATGGACAGAGTACTCGAGATGATAGAAGGCCCTCTTGAATCACTCCCGATGCCTCCTCGAGCCGCAACTGTCTATATTTGA
- the LOC141598945 gene encoding LEAF RUST 10 DISEASE-RESISTANCE LOCUS RECEPTOR-LIKE PROTEIN KINASE-like 2.4 isoform X1 → MAFTLFTFQYNFIILIFLPTMIHLSTGNNAYYTICTNTLFSCGNVHNLGYPFWGANRPQFCGHQNFGLSCLNGPIVGPFIDNMGTTNRGVFFIPRVISVNTSSHTMSLVRKAFSNNGYISCQSLIRNETIMALPQPFKLSPTVANISLFLSCSASVENYRGSLKVLTCNSVDSTADSAYYVEKPEVVGNISKLCAIKRVFPVLKSELVELNKGNASLTKVLKKGFEVEYTVDFGGCSACQNSGGVCGSSDDDEKRFVCYCLDGMHTSLICHKTANARRSKFVIIGSGCLALTILVLVSLIICSKKKLLPKKFSSLEIRGTEANQNVEAFLKTYGSLSPKRYKYTDIKKIASSFKEKLGEGGFGCVYKGKLQDGRFVAVKLLNKMEGNGEDFINEVLSISRTNHVNVVTLLGFCLEGNKRALIYEYLVNGSLDKFICGRNSTHPSLQWDTLFRIAVGIGRGLNYLHRGCNARILHFDIKPHNVLLDEEFCPKISDFGLAKLCPTKDSTVSMLEARGTIGYIAPEVVYRNIGGVSHKSDVYSYGMMVLNMACGKSNLPDQVQRSSEQYFPEWIFNQLEQSEQDSQAIQAMLNEEEKEMQRKMILVSLWCIQTYPSDRPSMDRVLEMIEGPLESLPMPPRAATVYI, encoded by the exons ATGGCTTTTACTCTGTTTACCTTTCAATATAACTTCATAATTTTGATCTTTTTACCAACTATGATTCATTTGTCAACTGGAAACAATGCATACTATACAATATGCACAAATACTCTATTCTCTTGTGGGAATGTTCATAATCTTGGGTACCCATTTTGGGGAGCTAACAGGCCTCAATTCTGCGGTCATCAGAATTTCGGTCTCAGCTGTCTAAACGGGCCGATAGTCGGCCCGTTTATCGATAATATGGGTACTACAAACAGGGGGGTATTTTTTATTCCAAGAGTTATTAGCGTTAATACATCTTCGCATACTATGTCCTTGGTTCGAAAAGCGTTTTCTAATAATGGATATATTTCCTGTCAAAGTCTAATCAGGAACGAAACAATCATGGCTTTGCCACAGCCCTTCAAGTTAAGTCCAACTGTTGCCAACATTAGTTTGTTCTTAAGTTGTAGTGCTTCAGTCGAAAATTACCGCGGTAGTTTGAAGGTTCTCACATGTAACAGTGTAGATAGTACAGCGGATTCAGCTTATTACGTTGAGAAACCAGAAGTTGTGGGTAACATAAGTAAGTTGTGTGCGATAAAGAGGGTTTTTCCGGTGCTCAAGTCAGAGCTTGTGGAGCTAAACAAGGGAAATGCGAGTCTTACTAAGGTGTTGAAGAAGGGGTTTGAGGTCGAGTACACGGTGGACTTTGGTGGCTGCTCAGCGTGTCAGAATTCGGGAGGTGTATGTGGCTCATCCGACGATGATGAAAAGAGATTTGTATGCTATTGCCTAGATGGGATGCATACTAGTCTAATATGTCATAAAACAG CAAATGCAAGACGAAGTAAATTCGTAATCATCGGATCAG GCTGCTTAGCATTGACGATATTGGTTTTGGTTTCTTTGATAATCTGCTCCAAAAAAAAACTTTTGCCGAAGAAATTTTCAAGTTTAGAGATCAGAGGAACAGAAGCGAATCAGAATGTAGAGGCTTTCCTGAAAACCTATGGGTCTTTATCCCCAAAAAGATACAAATATACCGACATAAAGAAAATAGCTAGTTCGTTCAAAGAAAAACTCGGGGAAGGAGGTTTCGGTTGTGTTTACAAAGGAAAATTGCAAGATGGTCGGTTTGTGGCAGTGAAGTTATTGAATAAGATGGAGGGTAACGGAGAAGACTTCATTAACGAGGTACTAAGCATTAGTAGGACTAATCATGTCAATGTTGTCACTCTTCTAGGCTTCTGTCTTGAAGGGAATAAACGTGCTCTCATATACGAGTACTTAGTCAATGGTTCTCTTGATAAATTCATTTGTGGCCGCAACAGTACTCATCCATCTCTTCAATGGGACACCTTGTTCAGAATTGCAGTCGGGATTGGTAGAGGACTAAATTACCTACATCGAGGGTGTAATGCTCGAATACTACACTTTGACATTAAACCTCATAACGTTTTACTTGATGAAGAGTTCTGTCCAAAGATTTCCGACTTTGGACTTGCCAAGTTGTGCCCTACAAAGGATAGTACAGTCTCGATGTTGGAAGCTAGGGGCACGATAGGGTATATTGCTCCCGAGGTTGTTTATAGAAACATTGGCGGAGTGTCTCATAAATCAGATGTGTATAGCTACGGGATGATGGTCTTAAATATGGCGTGTGGGAAGTCGAATTTGCCTGATCAAGTACAACGTAGTAGTGAACAATACTTTCCGGAATGGATATTCAATCAACTCGAACAAAGTGAACAAGACTCACAAGCGATTCAGGCAATgttgaatgaagaagaaaaagagaTGCAAAGAAAAATGATTTTGGTGAGCCTATGGTGCATACAAACGTATCCCTCGGACCGTCCATCGATGGACAGAGTACTCGAGATGATAGAAGGCCCTCTTGAATCACTCCCGATGCCTCCTCGAGCCGCAACTGTCTATATTTGA
- the LOC141598946 gene encoding LEAF RUST 10 DISEASE-RESISTANCE LOCUS RECEPTOR-LIKE PROTEIN KINASE-like 2.1, which produces MASTLFTFQYNLIILIFLLTSIHLSTGNNLYYTICTNNLFSCGNVHNLGYPFWGGNRPQFCGHPNFGLSCQNVPVGPFIYGMGKTNGAESLNVRVVSINTSLHTMSLVEKPFSQDNNISCEKLIKNETVFNLLKPFKFSPIVANISLFLSCRGSVANYSASLKSLTCNGANRTADSAYYVDKPEDVGNISKLCSTRRVFPVLKSELDELNRGNESLTGVLNNGFEVEYTVDFDTCSACLNSGGVCGSSDDNEMRFSCYCPDVTHTGRVCHKPANVRRSKFVIIGSSGCLALIILVLVSLILCYKKQLLPKKFSVLEIRGTKENQNVEAFLKAYGSLAPKRYRYTEIKKIASSFKEKLGEGGFGCVYKGKLQDGRLVAVKLLKKMKGNGEDFINEVLSISRTNHVNVVGLLGFCLEGNKRALIYEYLVNGSLDKFMYGRDTHPSLQWETLFKIAVGIARGLNYLHRGCNARILHFDIKPHNVLLDEEFCPKISDFGLAKLCPTKDNTISMLEARGTIGYIV; this is translated from the exons ATGGCTTCTACTCTGTTTACCTTTCAATATAACTtgataattttgatctttttACTAACTTCAATTCATTTGTCAACGGGAAATAATCTATACTATACAATATGCACAAATAATCTATTCTCTTGTGGGAATGTTCATAATCTTGGGTACCCATTTTGGGGAGGTAACAGGCCTCAATTCTGCGGCCATCCGAATTTCGGCCTCAGCTGTCAAAACGTTCCAGTCGGCCCGTTTATCTATGGTATGGGTAAGACAAACGGGGCGGAATCTCTTAACGTGAGAGTTGTTAGTATTAACACATCTTTGCATACCATGTCTCTGGTTGAAAAACCGTTTTCACAAGACAATAATATTTCCTGTGAAAAACTAATCAAGAACGAAACAGTATTCAATTTGTTAAAACCCTTCAAGTTCAGTCCAATCGTTGCCAACATTAGCTTGTTCTTAAGTTGTAGGGGTTCTGTCGCAAATTACAGCGCTAGTTTGAAGTCTCTCACATGTAACGGTGCAAATCGTACTGCAGATTCAGCTTATTATGTTGATAAACCAGAAGATGTGGGTAACATAAGTAAGTTGTGTTCGACAAGGAGGGTTTTTCCGGTGCTCAAGTCCGAGTTGGATGAGCTCAATAGGGGAAATGAGAGTCTGACTGGGGTTCTGAATAACGGGTTTGAGGTGGAGTACACGGTGGACTTCGATACCTGCTCAGCGTGTCTGAATTCCGGAGGTGTATGCGGCTCATCTGATGATAATGAAATGAGATTTTCTTGCTATTGCCCAGATGTGACACATACTGGTcgggtatgtcataaaccag CAAATGTAAGACGAAGTAAATTTGTAATCATTGGATCATCAG GCTGTTTAGCTTTGATAATATTGGTTTTGGTTTCTTTGATCCTCTGCTACAAAAAACAGCTTCTGCCGAAGAAATTTTCAGTTTTAGAGATCAGAGGAACAAAAGAGAATCAGAATGTAGAGGCTTTTCTGAAAGCCTATGGATCTTTAGCTCCGAAAAGATACAGATATACCGAAATAAAGAAAATAGCCAGTTCGTTCAAAGAAAAACTCGGGGAAGGAGGTTTTGGTTGTGTTTACAAAGGCAAATTGCAAGATGGACGGCTTGTAGCAGTGAAGTTACTGAAAAAGATGAAGGGTAACGGAGAAGACTTCATTAACGAGGTACTAAGCATTAGTAGGACTAATCATGTTAATGTTGTCGGTCTTTTAGGCTTCTGCCTTGAAGGGAATAAACGCGCTCTCATTTACGAGTACTTAGTCAATGGATCTCTTGATAAATTCATGTATGGCCGCGACACACATCCATCTCTTCAATGGGAAACCCTGTTCAAAATTGCAGTCGGGATTGCCAGGGGACTAAACTACCTACATCGAGGGTGTAATGCTCGTATACTACACTTCGATATTAAACCTCATAACGTTTTACTTGATGAAGAGTTTTGCCCCAAGATTTCCGACTTTGGACTTGCAAAATTGTGCCCTACAAAGGATAATACCATCTCGATGTTGGAAGCTAGGGGTACGATTGGGTATATTGTATAA
- the LOC141602381 gene encoding LEAF RUST 10 DISEASE-RESISTANCE LOCUS RECEPTOR-LIKE PROTEIN KINASE-like 2.4 — protein sequence MAYTLFTFQHNFIILIFLLTTVHLSTGNNAYYTICTNTLFSCGNVHNIGYPFWGGNRPQFCGQQNFGLSCQNGPTARPFINDIGTTNGEESLSGSVVSVNTSLHTMSLVENPFSQDNIISCEKLIRNETVFNLLQPFKFSPLVANISLFLSCRSSVANYKGSLKFLTCNGVNSTADSAYFVDKQEDVANISKLCSTKRVFPVLKSELDELKKGKESLTGVLNKGFEVEYTVDFDTCSACLNSGGVCGSSDDNEMRFVCYCPDGMHTSLTCHKTANARRIKLAIIGSGCLALIISVLVSLIICFKKQLMPNKFTSLDIRGIKQNQNVEAFLKAYGSLAPKRYRYADIKKIANSFKEKLGEGGFGCVYKGKLPDGRLVAVKLLKKMKGNGEDFINEVLSISRTNHVNVVGLLGFCLEGNKRALIYEYLVNGSLDKFIYGRHTNPSLQWETLFKIAVGIARGLNYLHRGCNARILHFDIKPHNVLLDEEFCPKISDFGLAKLCPTKDNTISMLEARGTIGYIAPEVVYRTIGGVSHKSDVYSYGMMVLNMACGRSNLSPEVQRSSEQYFPEWIFRQLEQTEQTSHAILNEEEKVVQRKMILVSLWCIQTYPSDRPSMDRVLEMIEGPLESLPMPPRAATVYI from the exons ATGGCTTATACTCTGTTTACCTTTCAACATAACTTCATAATTTTGATCTTTTTACTAACTACAGTTCACTTGTCAACTGGAAATAATGCATACTATACAATATGCACAAATACTCTATTCTCTTGTGGGAATGTTCATAATATTGGGTACCCATTTTGGGGAGGTAACAGGCCTCAATTCTGCGGCCAACAGAATTTCGGTCTCAGCTGTCAAAATGGGCCGACAGCCAGACCGTTTATCAATGATATAGGTACTACAAACGGGGAGGAATCTCTTAGCGGAAGTGTTGTTAGTGTTAATACATCTTTGCATACTATGTCTCTTGTTGAAAACCCGTTTTCACAGGACAATATTATTTCCTGTGAAAAACTAATCAGGAACGAAACAGTATTCAATCTGTTACAACCCTTTAAGTTCAGTCCACTTGTTGCAAACATTAGCTTGTTCTTAAGTTGTAGAAGTTCTGTCGCAAACTACAAAGGTAGTTTGAAGTTTCTCACATGTAACGGTGTGAATAGTACTGCGGATTCAGCATATTTCGTTGATAAACAAGAAGATGTTGCTAATATAAGTAAGTTGTGTTCGACAAAGAGGGTTTTTCCAGTGCTCAAGTCAGAGCTGGATGAGCTAAAAAAGGGAAAAGAAAGTCTTACAGGAGTGTTGAATAAGGGTTTTGAGGTGGAATACACGGTGGACTTCGATACCTGCTCAGCGTGTCTGAATTCGGGAGGTGTATGCGGCTCATCCGATGATAATGAAATGAGATTCGTATGCTATTGCCCAGATGGGATGCATACTAGTCTAACATGTCATAAAACAG CAAATGCAAGACGAATTAAACTGGCAATCATCGGATCAG GCTGTTTAGCTTTGATTATATCGGTTTTGGTTTCTCTGATCATCTGCTTCAAAAAGCAACTTATGCCGAATAAATTTACAAGTTTAGATATTAGAGGAATAAAACAGAACCAGAATGTAGAGGCTTTTCTGAAAGCATATGGATCTTTAGCCCCGAAAAGATACAGATATGCTGACATAAAGAAAATAGCCAATTCGTTCAAAGAAAAACTCGGGGAAGGAGGTTTCGGCTGTGTTTACAAAGGTAAATTGCCAGATGGTCGGCTTGTGGCAGTGAAGTTACTGAAAAAGATGAAGGGTAACGGAGAAGACTTCATTAACGAGGTACTAAGCATTAGTAGAACTAATCATGTCAATGTTGTCGGTCTCTTAGGCTTCTGCCTTGAAGGGAATAAACGCGCTCTCATTTACGAGTACTTAGTCAATGGATCTCTTGATAAATTCATCTATGGCCGCCACACAAATCCATCTCTTCAATGGGAAACCCTGTTCAAAATTGCAGTCGGGATTGCTAGAGGGCTAAATTACCTGCATAGAGGGTGTAATGCTCGAATACTACACTTTGACATTAAACCTCATAACGTTTTACTTGACGAAGAGTTCTGTCCAAAGATTTCCGACTTTGGACTTGCAAAATTGTGCCCTACAAAGGATAATACCATCTCGATGTTAGAAGCTAGGGGTACGATTGGGTATATTGCTCCCGAGGTTGTTTATAGAACCATTGGTGGAGTGTCTCATAAATCAGATGTGTATAGCTATGGGATGATGGTCTTAAATATGGCATGTGGTAGATCGAATTTATCGCCTGAAGTACAGCGTAGTAGTGAACAATATTTTCCGGAATGGATATTCAGACAACTTGAACAAACTGAACAAACAAGTCATGCAATattgaatgaagaagaaaaagtGGTACAGCGAAAGATGATTTTGGTGAGCTTATGGTGCATACAAACGTATCCATCAGACCGTCCATCGATGGACAGAGTACTCGAGATGATAGAAGGTCCTCTTGAATCACTGCCGATGCCCCCTCGAGCAGCAACCGTCTATATTTGA